The following proteins are encoded in a genomic region of Labeo rohita strain BAU-BD-2019 chromosome 5, IGBB_LRoh.1.0, whole genome shotgun sequence:
- the yipf6 gene encoding protein YIPF6, translated as MAEVDESNKPLFAGLSDISISEDIPVEGDISVPVGSQSADNDFSTLDEPVKDTILRDLRAVGQKFVHVMYPKKSSALLRDWDLWGPLLLCVTLALMLQGGSADSEEDGRPQFAEVFVIIWFGSVIITLNSKLLGGTISFFQSLCVLGYCILPLTVAMIVCRIVLLGSVSGVSFAVRLIVVTASFSWSTFASTAFLADSQPANRKALVVYPVFLFYFVIGWMILTFSPSQ; from the exons ATGGCGGAAGTAGATGAGTCTAACAAGCCTCTG TTTGCAGGTTTGTCTGACATCTCAATCTCGGAGGACATTCCAGTGGAGGGAGATATATCTGTGCCGGTGGGCTCACAGAGCGCTGACAATGATTTCTCCACCCTGGATGAGCCTGTCAAAGACACTATT CTGAGGGATCTGAGAGCTGTTGGACAGAAGTTTGTCCATGTTATGTACCCCAAGAAAAGTTCTGCGCTACTTAGAGACT GGGACTTATGGGGACCTCTCCTCCTCTGTGTTACTCTGGCCTT AATGCTACAGGGTGGTTCTGCTGACAGTGAGGAGGATGGCAGGCCACAGTTTGCAGAAGTCTTTGTCATCATCTGGTTTGGTTCTGTAATCATCACCCTCAACTCCAAACTACTGGGAGGAACTAT CTCATTTTTCCAGAGTCTTTGTGTGTTGGGGTACTGTATTCTCCCTCTGACCGTGGCCATGATAGTGTGTCGTATAGTTCTTCTGGGAAGCGTAAGCGGCGTCAGTTTTGCTGTCCGTCTCATAGTTGTCACCGCTTCCTTCAGCTGGTCAACGTTTG CCTCCACAGCATTTCTTGCAGACAGCCAACCGGCCAATAGGAAAGCCCTGGTCGTGTATCCAGTGTTCCTGTTCTACTTTGTGATTGGCTGgatgattttgacattttcgCCTTCTCAGTAG